In Leisingera methylohalidivorans DSM 14336, a single genomic region encodes these proteins:
- the lnt gene encoding apolipoprotein N-acyltransferase, translated as MMTAGLRLAVRQLRPARAGLAFGGGALASLALAPWSFWIGLPLALGAAGWLALQAATARTAMLAGWLFGLGYFAFGLSWILEPFQIDPERHAWMAPFALIFLAGGLALFWGAAFGLAVRFSTGVWRIPMLAAAWSLAELGRAYLLTGFPWAAFGQFWIDTPAVNLLPWTGPQGLALLTLAAFLPLALLRQAPAAALAPLGLAAAAVFAVPAPPQANSTGKTVRIVQPNAPQGLKWHPDHRWEFVRRAVAFSAGTPRPDLIVWPETAVPQLLNYADDTLRIISENAAGVPVLLGIQREEAGAFYNSAVLLDADGQPAAAYDKAHLVPFGEYVPFGDVMARFGIYGFASRAGAGYAAGPGPQVMDLPIGSALPLICYEAVFPQDVSAADTRPDVLVQLTNDAWFGTRSGPYQHLVQARMRALEQGLPMIRAANTGVSAMIAPDGAMLDSLPLGQAGYIDAELPAPLPPTLYSRTGDWPVFLLCLFSALAGFFCSRTLAPQS; from the coding sequence ATGATGACAGCCGGGCTGCGGCTGGCGGTGCGGCAGCTCCGGCCGGCCCGGGCCGGGCTGGCCTTCGGCGGCGGTGCGCTGGCCTCTTTGGCCCTTGCCCCCTGGAGCTTTTGGATCGGCCTGCCTCTTGCCTTGGGGGCCGCAGGCTGGCTGGCGCTGCAGGCTGCCACGGCGCGGACGGCGATGCTGGCCGGCTGGCTGTTTGGGCTGGGGTATTTTGCCTTTGGCCTGTCCTGGATCCTTGAACCTTTTCAGATCGACCCGGAACGCCATGCCTGGATGGCGCCCTTTGCGCTGATCTTTCTGGCGGGGGGGCTTGCGTTGTTTTGGGGGGCTGCCTTTGGACTGGCCGTTCGGTTCAGCACCGGCGTCTGGAGGATCCCTATGCTGGCGGCCGCCTGGTCCTTGGCGGAACTTGGCCGCGCCTATCTGCTGACCGGCTTTCCCTGGGCCGCTTTCGGCCAGTTCTGGATTGACACGCCTGCTGTAAATCTGTTGCCCTGGACCGGGCCGCAGGGGCTGGCGCTGCTAACGCTTGCGGCCTTCTTGCCGCTGGCATTGCTGCGGCAGGCCCCGGCTGCAGCCTTGGCGCCGTTGGGTCTGGCGGCAGCCGCCGTCTTTGCCGTTCCCGCACCGCCGCAGGCAAATTCAACAGGCAAGACCGTGCGAATCGTTCAGCCCAACGCACCGCAGGGTTTGAAGTGGCACCCGGATCACCGCTGGGAATTTGTCCGCCGCGCTGTTGCTTTTTCCGCCGGAACCCCGCGCCCGGACCTGATTGTCTGGCCGGAAACCGCGGTGCCGCAGCTGCTCAATTATGCGGATGACACCCTGCGGATCATTTCCGAAAACGCGGCCGGGGTTCCGGTGCTTCTGGGCATCCAGCGGGAAGAGGCGGGCGCCTTTTACAATTCTGCAGTGCTGCTGGACGCGGATGGCCAGCCCGCCGCCGCCTATGACAAGGCGCACCTGGTGCCGTTCGGGGAATATGTGCCGTTTGGCGACGTCATGGCCAGGTTCGGGATCTATGGCTTCGCATCGCGGGCTGGTGCGGGTTATGCCGCCGGGCCGGGGCCCCAGGTAATGGATCTTCCTATCGGCAGCGCCTTGCCGCTGATCTGCTATGAGGCTGTTTTTCCACAGGATGTGAGCGCCGCAGACACCCGCCCGGACGTGCTGGTGCAACTCACCAATGATGCTTGGTTCGGCACCCGCTCCGGCCCCTACCAGCATCTGGTGCAGGCGCGGATGCGGGCGCTGGAACAAGGGCTGCCGATGATCCGCGCCGCAAACACCGGGGTTTCGGCGATGATTGCGCCGGACGGGGCGATGCTGGACAGCCTGCCATTGGGGCAAGCAGGCTATATCGACGCCGAACTGCCCGCACCGCTGCCGCCGACGCTCTACAGCCGCACCGGCGACTGGCCGGTGTTCCTGCTGTGCCTGTTCAGCGCATTGGCCGGATTCTTTTGCTCCCGCACCCTTGCTCCGCAGTCATAG
- the metK gene encoding methionine adenosyltransferase → MTRMNYTFTSESVSEGHPDKVCDRISDAVLDAFLAEEPEARVAAETFATTNRVVIGGEVGLSDQDKLHDYMGKIDEITRACIKDIGYEQDKFHHETVEVTNLLHEQSAHIAQGVDASGDKDEGAGDQGIMFGFATNETDALMPAPIQYSHAILRRLAEVRKNGTEPALGPDAKSQLSVVYEGGKPVGVSSLVLSTQHLDESLTSADIRALVEPYIRETLPEGWLTDATVWHVNPTGKFVIGGPDGDAGLTGRKIIVDTYGGAAPHGGGAFSGKDPTKVDRSAAYAARYLAKNVVAAGMAEKCTIQLSYAIGVSKPLSIYADTHGTGEVDAAAIEKAIDQVMDLTPRGIRSHLGLNKPIYQRTAAYGHFGRDPEADGGFSWERTDLAEALKKAV, encoded by the coding sequence ATGACCCGTATGAACTACACTTTCACTTCGGAATCGGTTTCCGAAGGCCACCCGGACAAGGTCTGCGACCGCATTTCCGATGCGGTGCTGGACGCGTTCCTGGCGGAGGAGCCCGAAGCACGCGTGGCAGCTGAGACTTTCGCCACCACCAACCGTGTTGTCATCGGGGGCGAGGTTGGCCTGTCCGATCAGGACAAGCTGCACGACTACATGGGCAAGATCGACGAGATCACCCGTGCCTGCATCAAGGACATCGGCTACGAGCAGGACAAGTTCCACCACGAAACCGTGGAGGTGACCAACCTGCTGCACGAGCAGTCCGCGCATATCGCCCAGGGCGTGGATGCGTCCGGTGACAAGGACGAAGGTGCCGGCGATCAGGGCATCATGTTCGGTTTTGCCACCAATGAAACCGATGCGCTGATGCCTGCGCCGATCCAGTATTCCCACGCGATCCTGCGCCGTCTGGCGGAAGTGCGCAAAAACGGCACTGAGCCCGCGCTGGGCCCGGATGCCAAGTCGCAGCTGTCCGTGGTCTATGAGGGCGGCAAGCCGGTCGGCGTCAGCTCGCTGGTGCTGTCGACCCAGCATCTGGACGAAAGCCTGACCTCGGCCGACATCCGTGCGCTGGTGGAACCCTACATCCGTGAAACCCTGCCCGAAGGCTGGCTGACGGACGCCACCGTATGGCATGTGAACCCGACCGGCAAGTTTGTGATCGGCGGCCCGGACGGCGACGCAGGCCTGACCGGCCGCAAGATCATCGTGGATACCTACGGCGGTGCGGCCCCGCATGGCGGCGGTGCGTTTTCCGGCAAGGATCCGACCAAGGTGGACCGTTCGGCAGCCTATGCCGCGCGCTATCTGGCCAAAAACGTGGTCGCTGCGGGCATGGCGGAGAAATGCACCATTCAGCTGTCTTATGCCATCGGCGTGTCCAAGCCGCTGTCGATCTATGCCGACACGCACGGCACCGGTGAAGTGGATGCCGCAGCGATTGAGAAGGCGATCGATCAGGTGATGGATCTGACCCCGCGCGGCATCCGTTCGCATCTGGGCCTGAACAAGCCGATTTACCAGCGCACCGCTGCTTATGGGCATTTCGGCCGCGACCCGGAAGCGGACGGCGGCTTCAGCTGGGAACGCACCGACCTCGCTGAGGCGCTGAAGAAAGCGGTCTGA
- the trmB gene encoding tRNA (guanine(46)-N(7))-methyltransferase TrmB translates to MSGDQKPRDDQPKDARPAAANAADKHASGAPWRNFYGRFKGKTLKDSQKRYLNEDLASLSPGAVDWDVNPDRTPLDLDALFGGRDVWLEIGFGGGEHLVHQAASNPDAGIIGAEPFINGVAMLLGKIRKAGADNIAVHPGDARDLMDVLPEASISRAFLLYPDPWPKARHHRRRFVTQEHLEPLARCLKPGAVFRVATDIPDYVRQTLEEVPKAGFEWLAEGPADWRKSWDDWISTRYEQKALREGRTPHYLTFRRLG, encoded by the coding sequence ATGTCCGGCGACCAAAAGCCCCGCGACGACCAGCCCAAGGATGCCCGGCCTGCAGCCGCCAATGCGGCCGATAAACACGCCAGCGGCGCGCCTTGGCGCAACTTCTATGGCCGCTTCAAAGGCAAGACCTTGAAGGACAGCCAGAAACGCTACCTGAACGAGGATCTGGCGAGCCTCAGCCCCGGCGCCGTGGACTGGGATGTGAACCCGGATCGCACGCCGCTTGACCTTGATGCGCTGTTCGGCGGCAGGGATGTCTGGCTTGAAATCGGCTTTGGCGGCGGCGAGCATCTGGTGCATCAGGCCGCAAGCAACCCGGATGCAGGGATCATCGGTGCCGAGCCTTTTATCAACGGCGTGGCAATGCTGCTGGGCAAGATCCGCAAAGCCGGTGCCGATAACATTGCGGTGCATCCCGGTGACGCGCGTGATCTGATGGATGTGCTGCCCGAGGCCTCGATTTCGCGCGCCTTCCTGCTGTATCCCGACCCCTGGCCCAAGGCCCGCCATCACCGCCGGCGCTTTGTGACGCAAGAGCATCTGGAGCCGCTGGCCCGCTGCCTGAAGCCGGGCGCGGTCTTCCGGGTGGCCACCGATATTCCCGACTATGTGCGCCAAACCCTGGAGGAGGTGCCGAAAGCCGGCTTCGAATGGCTGGCAGAAGGGCCGGCTGACTGGCGGAAGTCCTGGGATGACTGGATTTCCACCCGCTATGAGCAAAAAGCCCTGCGCGAAGGCCGCACGCCGCATTACCTGACCTTCCGCCGCCTGGGCTGA